The window CGGGCCGAACCGGGGACTGACCACCCAGTAACCGGCCAACTCCGGGGTTACTATTGCTTATTTCCTTCCGGCGCCAGACGTTGCGGCCGTCATGGCCGACTTCGAGATGCTCGTCATCGGTGGCGGTACCGGCAACAACGTCGCGGCGGCAGCAGCGGACGCGGGACTGGAGACGGCACTCGTCGAGCCCGACAAGCTCGGCGGCACCTGTCTCAACCGCGGCTGCAACCCGTCGAAGATGCTCATCCAGGCCGCGAACGCGGCGAACGCGGTCCGGGACGCCGAGAAGTTCCACGTCGACACGACGCTCGACGGCGTAGACCACGGCACCATCACCGGCGAGATGGACGACCTGCTGTCGGGCATCGCCGCCGACATGGAGGCCCGCTACCGCGAGAAGGAGCACCTCACCCTGTTCGACGAGTACACGGAGTTCGCCGACGAGCGGACCGTCGAACTGGGCGGCGAGGAGGTCACGGCCGACCGGGTCGTCGTCGCGACCGGGAGCCGCCCCATCGTCCCGCCCATCGGCGGCCTCACCGACACGGACTACCTGACGAGTCAGGAGGCACTCTACCTGGACGAGGCCCCCGACAGCCTCGTCATCCTCGGCGGCGGCTACATCGCGGTCGAACTGGGCTACGCACTCGACGCGCTCGGGACGGACGTGACCATCGTGGAGATGATGGACTCGCTGGTCCCCCGCGAGGACGGCGCGGTCGCCGAGGCGTTCACCGACATCGCCGCCGAGCGCCACGACGTGTACACGGGCCACCGCGTGACCGCGGTCGAGGGCGGCTCGACGAAGACGGTCCACGCCGAGACCGAAGCCGGCGACGAGATTGCCGTCGAGGGAGACGAGGTGCTGGTCGCGCTCGGTCGGCGCCCGAACAGCGACCAGCTCGACCTCGAAGCGGCGGGTATCGAAACCGACGACAACGGGTTCATCGTGACCGACGACTACCTGGGAACGACGGCCGAGAACGTCTGGGCACAGGGTGACGTGGCGGACAACGCGATGTTCAAGCACTCCGGCGACTACGAGACCGACCACGTCGTCGCCAACGCGGTCCATGGCCAGCAGCGGGCGCTGGACCTGTCGGCGATGCCCCACGTCATCTTCACGGAGCCGCAGATCGGCGGCGTCGGCGCCACCGAGGAGGAACTGGCAGAGGCCGGCACCGAGTACGTCGTCGGCCGGGCGGCGTACGCGGATTCGGCGATGGGTCGGGCGAAGAAGCTGGAGGACGGCTTCGCGAAGGTGCTGGCGGCGCCCGACGGCGAACTGCTGGGCTGTCACGTCATCGGCTACGAGGCCTCGACGCTGCTGCACGAGGCCGTCGTGGCGATGCGGAACGGCGTCACCGTCCCCAAACTGGCCGACACCATCCACGCCCACCCGACGCTGAACAAGGTGATGGTGGCTGCCTTCCGGGACGCGTCCGCCGAGTAACGAATACTGGCTTGTCCGTTCTATTCAACTTACAGACGCCTCGTGGTGCGAACGTAATCGCGGGATTCCAGGGATAGTGAGGTGGGTATTGAATAGCTTGATATCGTCTTGCCGAGTCGAAACGGATTCGATGGCGACATCTCCCCGTGAGGGCCTCGCCGTCGCTTCCGGACGTGTGTGTCACCGGCACATGCACGGGGCGATTACTTGTGGTAACTCCTCGAACCGTGGGGTATGTCACAGCGAAACGAGACAAGCGGCGGAGCGGACGACTGCACCACGACGGAATCGTTCGACGACCACGGAATCGATGATGGTGCGGACCTGATTACCGCGACCTACTACCGGCTGGCATCGACGGATATCGGGTTCGAGCCCACCGAGACGTTCTTCGATCGCCTGGAATCTGCGTTCGTCTGGACGTACCTCGGCACCGTCGACGCGACGGGGGTCCCCGACCACGTGTTGGCGGCGGTCGAGGACGCACGGGCGCTCACACGCGAGGAGTTCGCCGACCAACCCGACGCCGACCTCCGGACCGACGTGATTCCGGCGTTCTACCGGCGTGTTGCCGGCTTCCACTGCGTCTACCGGGACTGAGGCCTCCCGAGCCCCCCTCGCGTATCCACCGCCAGCAGGACCTCCTTATTCTTCCCTATTGACATTTCGAGGAACCGCGGCGATTGATGAGTGACTCCGTCCCCGGTCCCACTATCATCCAAATACCCGCGCCGGCTGTGCGAACGGGTATCATGACCGGGCGAGCACACGAGCGCCGCACCCTCAATGCGGGGGCCGGGAAACCCGCAGCCGATGACAGACAGACGCGCACGACGACGCGACCTCCTCCGCTGGGGAGGTCTCGCGACCGCTGCCGCCCTTGCGGGCTGTTCGGGGTCACAGAACACCGGTGACGGGGACGACCCGACGGACACGGCGACGGGAACTCCGTCGCCCGCGGCGAGCAGCGGTGGTCCGCCCGGCGCGGACGTACTGGGTTCGGAAGGGAGTCTCCAGTCCAGTGCGACCGTCCGGGCCGGCGTCCTCGATAGCGACCAGGGAGCCGGGAAGTTCGTCTTCACGCCCGCAGTCGTCTTCGTCGAGCAGGGCGCCACGGTGACGTGGGAGATGGAGGGCGCA of the Haloglomus salinum genome contains:
- a CDS encoding dihydrolipoyl dehydrogenase; its protein translation is MADFEMLVIGGGTGNNVAAAAADAGLETALVEPDKLGGTCLNRGCNPSKMLIQAANAANAVRDAEKFHVDTTLDGVDHGTITGEMDDLLSGIAADMEARYREKEHLTLFDEYTEFADERTVELGGEEVTADRVVVATGSRPIVPPIGGLTDTDYLTSQEALYLDEAPDSLVILGGGYIAVELGYALDALGTDVTIVEMMDSLVPREDGAVAEAFTDIAAERHDVYTGHRVTAVEGGSTKTVHAETEAGDEIAVEGDEVLVALGRRPNSDQLDLEAAGIETDDNGFIVTDDYLGTTAENVWAQGDVADNAMFKHSGDYETDHVVANAVHGQQRALDLSAMPHVIFTEPQIGGVGATEEELAEAGTEYVVGRAAYADSAMGRAKKLEDGFAKVLAAPDGELLGCHVIGYEASTLLHEAVVAMRNGVTVPKLADTIHAHPTLNKVMVAAFRDASAE